Genomic window (uncultured Hyphomonas sp.):
AATCCATTTGCCACCGGGGCTTCACGGCCATATGCTGCGGCGCAACATGAAAGGTTTGTAAGGCGATGCTGTACTCCCTTGTCGAACTGAACCGGGCCGCGATGGCGCCGATGCGTCTGGCTGCGCGTGCGGGCCGTATGGCGCTGCACTCCCCGATGAACCCCATTGCGAAGACCGATTATGGCAAGGCACTGATCGCCTTTGCCGACGTGTTCGAGAGCACGACCCGGTATTATGGCAAGCCCGACTGGAACATTGAGAGCGTCAGGATCAACAGCGCGCCGGTCCCTGTGACCCCGTCGATCGCCTGGCGGTCCCCCTGGTGCAATCTGGTTCACTTCCGCAAGGACCCGGACGCGCTGGCCGCAGCCCGCAAACCCGGCTCCGCGCCCCTGCCCCGCCTCCTGATCGTCGCGCCGCTGTCCGGCCACTATGCGACGCTGCTGCGCGGGACGGTCGAAGGCTTCCTGGAGACGCATGATGTCTACATCGCCGACTGGGCCGATGCGCGTATGGCGCCTGTCTGGCTCGGCCGGTTCGACCTCGACGACTATATGGATCATGTCCGCAAGATGATCAGCCATGTCGGCCCGGGCGCGCACGTTCTGGCCGTCTGCCAACCGGGTCCGCCGGTGCTGGCCGCGATCTCCATGATGGCTGAGGACGACGATCCGAACCGTCCGGCTTCGATGACCTTCATGGGCTCGCCCATCGACGCCCGGCGCAGCCCCACCGTGCCGAACGAACTGGCCGAGGAACAGAGCTTCGACTGGTTCCAGGACAACATGATCTACACCGTGCCAGCGCCCTATCCCGGCGTGTTCCGGCGGGTCTATCCGGGCTTTGTCCAGCTCGCCTCCTTCATGAACATGAACTGGTCACGCCATGTCGACGCCCAGTGGCGTTTCTTCAACCACCTGGTCGAAGGCGACGGCGACAATGCCGGCAAGCACCGCGAATTCTATGACGAATATCTCTCCGTCCTCGACCTGACCGAGGAATTCTACCTGCAGACCATCCTGCGCGTGTTCCAGGAACACCACCTGCCGCGCGGCATCATGAAATACCGCTATACGCGCCAGATCCGCCCGGAAGCGATCCGCGATGTGGCGCTGATGACGGTCGAAGGGGAGAAGGACGATATTTCCGGCATCGGCCAGACCCAGGCGGCGCATGATCTGTGCACCAGTCTGCCGGACAAGCTGAAAGCCGACTATATCCAGCCGGGCGTCGGCCATTATGGCGTGTTCAATGGCAACCGGTTCCGGACCGAGATCGCACCGCGTGTGACGCAGTTCACCCGCCGCTTCACCCAGCGCGATCTGGACGAAGCCGCCGTTGAAAAAGCCTAGCCGCGCTTCAGGCGCGCCATGAGGCAGTCAGCCGGCAGGGCCGGATCGGCTGCCTCCGGCTGTTGCAGATAGGCCTCAGCGCGCGACATGGCAGCGGTTTCCACCGCCTGCTCACCGGCACCGGCATCCATCTCGGACAGCGTTTCCTGCCCGGAACAGGACAGGCCTTCAACGCGCACCCTTCCGCCCGTCCCTGCCTGCAGGCTGACAGCAAAGGGAAGTTCCGGCCCATAAGGCACCGCCACAAAATCCTGCAACACCGCGCCGGCTTCACCCGCCGCCGCATAGCGTACCTTGTAGACAAGGCCGGTCTCAAACCGCTGGACGGTAAACCGGGTCTGCAGGCCTGCCAGCCAGTCGATCATGGCGCGGTTGCGGTCCGCCTTGGCCCGCTCCTGTTTCAGGGAGGACATGGCGCTGGCCATCTCCGCCAGCGGGTCGAGCATGGCGCCCGGCCGGGCATTGGGGTGCAGCACGCTTGCCGGGGGCATCAGGCCGGACCCGTTCGGACCACTCGCAATGTTGTACTGGCCATAGGTGAGGCTGGCCGTGATCGCAGCCGCGACGGCAGCCGAGGACATTTTGGCAAGGAGCGGCAGGGTGAGCATGGGGCGGCGGTCTCCGGTGTCCCGACCTCCCGCTTGTCCATGGATTTCGTAAACAGAGCCCTTCCGCCTGGATTGCATACGCCTTCAACCTCTCCCGCCTGCTGCAACTGAGGCTGCAAGCGATGTGCCGGGCGGCGCGGATCAGTGCGGGATTTCGTGCGGCGTGGGCGCCGGGTGGCCGCCCTCTTCGTCGTGATGATGCAGCGGCATGAGGGCCATCAGGATGGCGAGCCCCACGCCGGTGCTCAGTGCCAGAAGGCTACGCATCGGCGGCTCCTCCTCCAGCGGTTCCATCAGCGGGCCGGTCGCCACATAAAGCAGGAGACCGGCAGAGACCGCGAACAGGCTGCCGA
Coding sequences:
- the phaZ gene encoding polyhydroxyalkanoate depolymerase; this encodes MLYSLVELNRAAMAPMRLAARAGRMALHSPMNPIAKTDYGKALIAFADVFESTTRYYGKPDWNIESVRINSAPVPVTPSIAWRSPWCNLVHFRKDPDALAAARKPGSAPLPRLLIVAPLSGHYATLLRGTVEGFLETHDVYIADWADARMAPVWLGRFDLDDYMDHVRKMISHVGPGAHVLAVCQPGPPVLAAISMMAEDDDPNRPASMTFMGSPIDARRSPTVPNELAEEQSFDWFQDNMIYTVPAPYPGVFRRVYPGFVQLASFMNMNWSRHVDAQWRFFNHLVEGDGDNAGKHREFYDEYLSVLDLTEEFYLQTILRVFQEHHLPRGIMKYRYTRQIRPEAIRDVALMTVEGEKDDISGIGQTQAAHDLCTSLPDKLKADYIQPGVGHYGVFNGNRFRTEIAPRVTQFTRRFTQRDLDEAAVEKA